The Nothobranchius furzeri strain GRZ-AD chromosome 8, NfurGRZ-RIMD1, whole genome shotgun sequence sequence ctctacactgatTACCAGTTAACTAcaaaatagatttcaaagtgcttctactagtttatagtcACTCAATGGCATGTGACCAaaatgcatgtctgatctcattcctgtatatacgcTCAATAGGGCTccgagatcccttggaaacaatcagctggtagaaccacgggtcagaaccaaacaaggtggagatgcatttagtttctatgctgctcacatatggaatcagcttccccatgacctcagatctgccccaaccctagtgttgtttaaatcaaaactaaaaccctaatgtactcatcagcctctaaatgaattgtttcttatcatgCGTCGTCTCCATTGTAATCTgcgctgtaactttgtcttctcctttagctctaaactgtaattctatctgtgtgtattttaatttgtgttttatgttgttttcatatcacgtcctgataattgtaaagcacattgaactgCATCTGTGTTtggaatgtgctctataaatgaaGCTGCCTTGTCTTGCCTTACATGTTCTAATCACTCTAATCTGTACTTGTGTTTACACAATTGGTGTCAACTTAACGAGACCTTTGTGTTGTTTAAACATGATGTTTGTTTGAGATATTGTTTCCTGGAGTCATTTAGAATACTTTATATAAACTCTCTTGAGCAGAAATTTGGCAGAGCCTCATCAGGGCTTCCTGTCAGgagcatttttaaaatcaaatCGTCTTCTGTTCTGAGCTCTTTTCTAAGCAGCAGGGACAAATAGTGATGCAGCAGCATCACACGAATCAGCTTTTGGAGCTTAAGACCAACCCAAGCCAAGAGCGTCTGGCATCATCAGGCACCAGAACATTCTCTAGGTTCAGTTACTAAGAGGTTGGACTTTTGATTCCTCCTCATCTCAGACAGAAACAATGAACAAATAAAGTTTTGACAATTTGAAGATCAAGACAAGGCAAGGCGGCTTTATTTATTTTGcatatttcatacacagaggcaattcaatgtgctttccaatcAGCAGGAACgttaaaatcaacgtgacagtGCAATTCAAATACACACGTtcaatttagatttaaaagattaaaCAAAGTCAAAGGGTGAGCACTTAAGTGCACAAGGTGCAGTacaagaaacattcattcaaaggctgaatacatgaaagttttctatttagatttaaaagttactagggtTGGGGCGCATTTGAGGTCATGataaagctgattccatctgtgagcagcatagtagctaaaagcagcttcaccgttTGGTTCTGACCTGGGCTTCTACAGCCGAAtccttcctaaggatctcagagccctgctgggagtATATAAAGGgtggagatccaacatgtattttggccccatgccattgagtgagttATAAACTAGAATCACTTTCAAatcaattctgtagtttactggtaaccagagtagagatttaagaacaagagtgatgtgctcggttctcttggttcttgttaagactctagcagcagcattcagaATAAACTGcagctgcttcacagcttttttgggaagaccagtcaaaagaccattagaatagtccagcctgcaggagatgaacacatgaatgagtttctctagatcCTGTCTAGACTTGAGACTTCTGAGTCATGctatttgatgatgatgatgatgatgatgatggtgataaactGCTGGTCTAATTATAGCCTTATATGACCAGTGAAGCACAAAGAACATCTTAAACTGTTAAATTGATCGGTGAGACCTCATAGCATCACGCTTTGATTCATCATTCTTCTAACAGAGAGCCATCAAATACATGTTGAAGAGGCCTGCAGATGTGACATGGATTTTCTTTTCTTTGCTAAAGCACATTTActctagtttgtgtgtgtgtgtgtgtgtgtgtgtgtgtgtagcctatatatatatatatatatatatatatatatatatatatatatatatatatatatatatatatatatgtgtgtgtatatatatatatatatatatatatatatatgtataaaattatttatttatttatttatttaatcaggtcaGAGACCTGCAGCCATTGTGTCCCCAATCGCCGGGACCACCAGAGACATAGTAGAGACAGCAGTGGACATTGGTGGCTTCCCTGTCCTGTTGAGCGACACAGCGGGTCTCAGAGAAAGCGCAGACCTGGTGGAGCAGGAGGGGGTTCGCCGGGCCCGAGAAAGGTAATCCCACAAATTCTAATCCTGTCATCCAGTTTACAAAAAGCAAACAAACTTTTAATCTAACACAACAAATGAGTTTGGAGAGCAATGAAATATGTTCTGGAAAACTAAGGAAGGAACAAGTTAATCTTTTCTGTGATGTCTGAGTAGCTGCTACAGTTTATGTTACTGCTGAGACGTGGTTATAAATACACGAGACAAACACACTCAGGAGGTTACGTAACAGAGAGCCACCTTTCTTCGTTGTCCAACATTTTTCATTTCATCATTTTTCATGTGTGCTGACGCTCGTAAGATGTCCATTCTACTGTTAACATCCAGGAAAAATGCTTCTTCCTCTCAGCTTTATTGCTTTATAATAAACAAAGATGCCAACAGAAGAATGACTCAGGAACTCTGCTAAGACAAAACACCTGTCTAGATGAATAGTTGTTTTGTGATGTTTTATTGTTATGTGCctcaggagagggggaaaatgtaCATGTATAAATTAACATcaaataaattattttacattttaataagaTAAAAACCAAAAACCTTTGAATGCAAAAATTGTAACATTAATCCTACAAAATACAGTAATGAATCGATCAATGCTCAACACATACAAGGCCATATTGATCCTCATACCTTTACTGATCATCTAAGAATATCAGCATTTATAATTCACTATAAAATGCCATCAttgtcgacttaggctactgtccctgcgaccagactccggataaatggatgaaaatgaatgaatggatggatgaatgaatgaatgaatgaatgaatgaatgaatgaatgaatgaatgaatgaagccaAAAACGGGTTTGGAATTTActtcaacttttattttgaagcaaGCTCAAAACCAATTGGAAGAATGTCTTATTTCAGTTAGTTAACAAATTACCTTAATGAAGAGTGTAAACATTTTTTAAGAGGCAAAAAGACAAATTTATATGTAATTTTAAAATTCTGGGATTTTTAGTtgaaacagataaaaaaaaatgaagCTTCAGATAGAGATCTGTTCCAGAAGTCTAAAACTTTATATCCTCACTTTTTGGTTATTGTTTGGTTACGTGGATCTTTAGGAAGGGCGGGCTCTTTGTGTTCTGTAGGAAGCTTGTGTTCAGGGAGCAGGACAGAAACTGGTGACCCGGGTCACTACAGGAAGGATGTGGTAATTACAAGCATCCGCCGCCACTCCGGCTTCTACCTCACACTCGCCTGGATACAAGACGGCGAGATTTCAAGGGAATTCCATTCAAAACTAAAAGTTGTCAGGTTCAGTGATTTTTACGCTGCAACATATAACAAATAACATCAAATTGGTGAGAGATTTCTGAAGTTAATGTAGTCTTTAATAAAATTCTCATGGTAATTATTTAACACCAGCTGAATAAGTGAGCAGATTCACTTTTCAGATTTCACAAAAATCAGTGCAGCCCAAAGAAAACCACTTATGAAACGTGTTCAAATTAAGTTGGAAAGTGTCGACTGAACCGGTTATTTATCTGTACCTGAGTGATGGATGAGATTTGTGGGGCAGATTTCTGTTACTCACGTCATCCTCCACAAACAAAGCCACAACAAGAGATTTTCTGTCCTCCCCTGATGACTTATTCCAAAACTTTAGCGCCAGGGTTTTTTGGAAGAACGTCATGGAAAACATAGATCACAGAGCTGGAAAATACAGGAAACATGTATTTTACTCTTGGATTGTCACACAACGCAGCTCAGACCTTGGGAATTTTGAGGATTTGCTGGAGAACCTTCCATGCTTCGTTTCCCATTCTCATTGCAAGATCCTAACTAAACATTATTACAATTATTACACATTACGCTGGAAATGAATGTGACGTTGCCTAAGATCATCCAAACAACGGCTCAGTGAATAACAAAGCTGTATTTTGTTACACTAAGAGTCAAACAGGCTGTGAAAACATTTTCTCCATTCATCATATAAATCTAAGAGTGAGAGAAGCTCGTTGGTGACTTTCAGGTTATAGATGAAGCTGATTTTGTTCCTTCAGGGTTCAGCAGGCTGATCTGACGCTGCTGGTTGTGGACTCGACTTGTCTCCCCTCAGACGTACAACGAGCTGCAGGTTTCCTGTCAGAGCACCTGAGGAGTGTGTCGCCCTCCCAGAAGCAGCCTGCAACAGGTATTACATGAAAGGTTCATGAAGCTACTACttgacgtttgtgtgtgtgtgtgtgtgtgtgtgtgcgtgcgtgcgtgcgtgcgtgcgtgcgtgcgtgtgtgtgttagttacCGAGACCTTTTAACTATTTACTCAGAGGAAAACATGTTTTCCCAGTCCACTTAATAAAAGTTATGAAAGTTTAGGAAGAGAGACGTGTCACCCAGATGACTCAAGTACATATCAGTGTTTGGCGGCTAACTCAGTCCATGATTAATTGCAGACATGTGTCTTCTGGTGCTGAATAAGTCCGATTTGCTCCCTGAGACTCAAAGACAGAAGTTAAAAATGGAGCTCAGAGGAGTCTCTGGACTTCCTGCTGTGTGTCTGCTCTCCTGTCAGACGAACGAAGGACTCAAGGACTTCCTCACTGTGCTGCAAAGCAGTGTCAAGACCCTGTGAGTTTTTATTGTTTATCAAGAACCAATATTATTAGGACTGTTTTGCAGGATCTTTAATAgatattttcatgttttttcaTGCTAAACTAGGTGGCAGTAGCGCTCACACTAAACAACAAATAAATTTACGTTCCCTAGGGGGTGCGTGATGCAAAGTAATTGAGAAACGCTGCTTTAGAACATGTTTTttcattacatttgcagtgggctctagtataaatgaatgacttttgagtcgatctctgtgggggaaaagCACTCACACTTCTGTTTCAGGACGTATAAACAAGCCAGAGGAGAAGGGAGCAGAAATGGCAGGATATTCTgagatctcacctctgattggctaacagcaacgcaactctcaacctactgtttactttgcaacgttgatgttttgtcttcacaaataacacaagtctgaaggggTTCTgcggtgttgtggagttgctaatgctaatggttagcttctacttgctgaGATGTGCTCTGTTCTCTCCTGGGCCCTCGTTCATAAAACGTTAATAGAAATTGACCTTTATTCCATCGTATGAATTAAATTGAGCATGTTCTTCCCAACAGCCAGATTATTCACCCTTGAAATGCCACAGAATTCCTAATGGCAGAATGCAGCTCAGTGATAGCTGAGATACCAGAATCCTAAAGTTCTCAGTAACTGCATAGGGACTGGAATCAAATTCTTGTAATTTGTCTGCGActccacaaagggtcccaaatcacagcataactgcagaaggatctccttcaggaaGCAATATCTCTTCAGGAGCCACTCTGGATTCTCACCAAGCAGATCAGTGAGTTCATGGTTAACACATTCCCTCCAGAGTGCTCACTCTGCCAAATCCTCCTATAAGTCAAGATCAGCCAAACTCCAGACAGTCACAGGTGCTTTTATAGGCTCTAACACCAGCTATGTGACAAAGCTGTTTCTCCACAGACATAATTACTCACAGTAAAActaatttgtggatgaggaacatgtgtggatgTCTAAGTCCTTCAGTATTGCGGTTCTCTCATTCTACCTCCAGATGTTCTTACGcgtggtcagagctgttcttatatttaggaacatttctgtGCACAAGTACAAGatggtaaataccacacaatgtgtCCAATTGTTCCTCAGCACAAAATACTTACTGACTGTGCTTAAGAACTGCTGATGAATGAGGGTCCTGGACACAAAATCAACACCGCCACTGTGAGACAAGATGGAGGAGACCATGAATGCAGATTTTTCAACATGATGTGCAGTTGACTGGCTTCTCTAACCTGAGCAGTTCTTCGTGTTTTCCAGGGGTCTTTTCAatgctgtttttttcttttcttttgggggGGGGTTACAGATGTTTTAACACTATTTTTAATATTTAGTTTTTGTGTCTGACCCACAGGATATACACATTGCTTTAAGATAAAATAAGCAAATGTCCAAATTTAAAGTAGATTTTAGCTGCTTGGAAGCAAAATACAAAAGCCTGAGGGCAGACACTAGACTTTTGCTGTACTGTAACACTGGCCCTCACATTCAGGATGACTCAACCCAAAGCTCTACTGATACCAGTTTGTCTTATTTTCATTTACAAAATCAAACATAGTATCTGAGAAGTGTTTTTTTGTTCTCCTAAATGCTCCTGTAGGTGTGGTGATCCTCTGGCCGGTGCCCCCACCCTGACCCAGGCTCGCCACAGGGCCCACTTGCAGCAGTGTGTGGCGGCTCTGTCTCAGTTCCAGCGGTACCGAGACTCTGACCTCGCTCTGGCAGCTGAGGGTGTCCGCTTAGCTCTCACCAGCCTGGGGAGAATCACTGGCCGGGTTGGGGCAGAGGAGATCCTGGATATCATCTTCAAAGACTTCTGCATTGGAAAATAGAGAATTAAGAGTGAAAACATGAAGCACAGGTGATTACAGCCCACTGGGGGAGAAAGACCTCCAGCCCACATTCCCACAGTATCAGTTAGGAAACTGGAACAAAAAGGGCACAGAGCTGGCGTTTTGCCCGGCTTGGAGGCATGTTCTGTGTTCTTGGCTCCAGAACACTCCCCTCCTCCCAGGACAaaaacgtttgttttctgttggtCCGGTTTTTTCATCAAGCTCAGATAGTTTATAGATGATGACAGTGCCTCAGGGGTCCAATATACTGAACAAGTGTTTGGCAAATATTAGGTCATCATCTAAAGTGTTTTTCCAAGGCCTTTGATGGTTAGATATTGCCCTCCAGGGCTGCCACATTATAGCTGAAACTTGCTGCTGACTTGTCAAAACGTTGATGCTCCAATGAGAAgcactgttttatttttaatgtttcaGGCCTTTGCATTCTGAGTGCAAAATACATCAACGTCATAGTTAATTTATTAATAGAATGTGTTTAATCTCACAAACTGCcctctgacacccccccccccccccacgcgcgCGCGCAGAAACCCCTTTATGTGCACAAACTGATGTTCTCGGCTtgaagcagctgaacaggaagttaAACCAGAGCTGGGCTAGCtagtgtaaatggtaaatggcccgtaTTTGTATACCGccttcttagagttctacaaccccccaaaggtgcttcacaacacaatcagtcattcacccattcacacacacacactcacatgctggtggggatgagctatattgtatccacagcagccctggggcgcCATGACAGAGACAAATCCTGCTGAacgcaggcgccaccagtccctctgactacCACCGGCAGgcaagtcttgcccaaggacacaacagacggAACGTTCCATTCTGTTTTTTGTTTGAAATTTTCTTTGAAGAAGTTGTTTTACATGTTCTGTTTTAAGTCTGGTTCTGTTCTTGTTGGGAAATATCTAGGTGATGAACCTGTTGTCTGTGAATGCAGCCTGTCCGTTGTCGGCCGTCAGAGCCGTGTGGTTGAAGCACGTCTGTGTTTTATCGGTAGccgagtaaagcctgatttatgcttctccgtctgcgtcagtgcggagacacgcaacgccattatccgtccttgcgtagggctccggcaggcacgcaagtacgtacggagtcgagcctacatttttaaacatccgtcgaacgagacggattacgcaagcttgtgattagtcaggctgttgtttacagcgccgccattgcaaagagagccgaggataactagcggcagacatggagaagcttgaagaatacctcacgaaaaaactctaaaaatatgaacgtttcatcctcccgtgactggaggagtgataagatgcgcagcaagcgttttattagtggacggaaatgacaggaaatgtgggtttagaggtggggagcgcatgaagcggtgggagaatgagacaaatatgtccgtgttaaaagtctcttatatacacataaaacacaatataaatacacaatcttggaccgatacatgacaggataccacagaactgcgctatgccctctgtggtcctgccaggcaattgctttgcaacactctccaggagacggagaagtaaaagagcagaacgcttctgtcaatccgtgcgtgtctgtcccttgcggagctgacggagaagcataaaccaggcttaagaggAGAGAGTTGAATCTGTGGAGGTTCGGGCTGTTCTTGATTTGTGGGGTTTCCACGGATCAAATACGAAGTGCTTTGAGCGTCGTCCAATATCAATGTAGTAGGAGCTCCACAGCTGAAGGGCATGGAGTGTTATGGTTGTTTCCTAGTACCCGTTGCATCCAGGCAGCTTTTCTGCACCCATCAGATTCTGTGACTCTAGGGGTGGAGCCTGAAGGATTTGGACCTTTTTCATTTAGAAAATGTAACTAGCCTGAATGGCTTTTTCCAAGAACATACACTATACCTGTAACGTACAAACAATTCTGTCAACACTGTAGATGCACAAGGTGTGACTGTAACTTTCCTAAGTGGGACTTCTAGTTTTCCCACAATACCGTTAAAGTGCtactttttgtgtttgtgtaagACATGCTGAGGTTTTTTTCTTCAGTATTCAGGGAATGTAACAAACTCCAACTTTCAGTACAAGCACATGCGTATTTTCTGTCCATTGTATATTTTATTTTGGGTTTCATTCTGTGCATAAAGTGATGGACAGGCAGTAGTCAAAGTGACCCTTCTCCCCTCAGTGGGAAGGGGGTGTCTTTAGAGACAATGATCTCTGCAACCTTTGTTCGCCTGTCAATCTGGCCTTGATTAAATATTTATGTTTCCTTGTTGACCTCCTCACCCGTCTTCCCAGCTGGTTTCTTCCTTCTCAGTCTCTGACGACATTCGGCCTGCTGCAGGCTGCACTAACTGATGTCTGTCTGCGCTACCTGACCCTTCCTCTTTCCGCTTCGCCCCGACAGCCCTCTCAGGCTCTTTCATGTTGTTCCTGATTAATTACAACTCAGAGGGTGTTTGAGCTAAAACTGGCACTTGCTGTCATGCAGACTTGTCGTCATAAATTTCAGATCTGTGCCTTTAAAGCACTATGTTCAGAATGTTGTGTTTATTAAAGCTGCGGAAAcacaaaaagtgttttaaaaataaagtttTCCCATATTTCAAACCCTCCTTTGAAAGATTAATTTAGCCTTCCTGGCATTTTTCTTTGCCAATGttttggcccaagtggctggggagaaggaagtctggacctcccggcataggctgctgcccccgcagcaGCAtccatgaatggatggatagagaaatatgtttatgtttgtttatttatttggcagacgctttctatccaaagcgacttacaatttataacctatagggcatgttgtgatctgtgggggaaaccggagtacccggaggaaacccacgcatgcatgaggagaacacgcaactccacgcagaaaggccacagccaagttttgaacctgcgaccttcgtgctgcgaggcaacagtgctaacaactgtgccaccatgcagctcgggaaatatgaaaaaaataaagtggaaacatttttattttcattacaGAACAGTTATTTCATGTTATTTCTTTAAATTAGTGAGCTTATAGCCTACAGGTGACCAATTCTTtccagaaaatacattttgtAATATCACATTCAGAGTTGTCACCATTGCTCTAACATTGTCTCATTACCATTCGGAAGGTTTGTAAAGCTTTATTGTGAATAAGAGTGATTTGGGAAAGCTTTTCTTCTACCTTcatttgtcattttataattatattatttattttaacttaTTTTTATTGTGCCCTTTAATTAACGGGAATTTGCATGTATTAGTTTGTCTGATGAAGTAAGTACGGCAAATGAAATCAGCTGTTATGATCAaacatttggggcagcagtagctcaggaggttgagcaggttgtccagtaatcggaaggttgcagggtcGATCCcgactccggacagagaattctgctgttgtgtccttgggcaagacacttaacccaccttgcttgctggtggtggtcggaggggccggtggcgcctgtgctcggcagcctctcctctgtcattgcgccccagggcagctgtggctacatcgtagctcatcaccatcagtgtgtgaatgtgtgtgtgaatggatggatgatacactgtagtgcaaagcgttttggagtccttact is a genomic window containing:
- the gtpbp3 gene encoding tRNA modification GTPase GTPBP3, mitochondrial isoform X2; amino-acid sequence: MAGHRLPPPRTALLRSITDPLSGEMLDRGLVLWFPAPHSFTGEDSVEFHIHGGPAVITAVLQALGSVPGTRPAEAGEFTRRAFQAGKLDLTEVEGLGDLIHAETEAQRRQALRQMSGELGHIYRDWSHKLKRCLAHIEAFIDFSEDELIEDGVLDQADRSVCDLQSQIEQHLRDERRGERLRSGVHVVIAGATNAGKSSLLNTLCQRPAAIVSPIAGTTRDIVETAVDIGGFPVLLSDTAGLRESADLVEQEGVRRARERVQQADLTLLVVDSTCLPSDVQRAAGFLSEHLRSVSPSQKQPATDMCLLVLNKSDLLPETQRQKLKMELRGVSGLPAVCLLSCQTNEGLKDFLTVLQSSVKTLCGDPLAGAPTLTQARHRAHLQQCVAALSQFQRYRDSDLALAAEGVRLALTSLGRITGRVGAEEILDIIFKDFCIGK